ATCCTGCAAGCCGATGGCGGCATGCTCTTTCTCGACGAGATCGGCGACATGCCGCTCGCGTTGCAGGCGCGCCTGTTGCGGGTGCTGGAAGAACGCGAGGTCACGCCACTCGGTTCCGAAACCGTCGTCAAGGTAGACTTTCAGCTCGTGAGTGCGAGCCACCGTGATCTGGCGGAACTGGTTGAAAGCGGTCAGTTTCGCGAGGATCTGTACTACCGCCTGAACGGCGTGATGCTCGAACTGCCTCCGCTGCGCGCGCGCAAGGACAAGCTTGCGTTGATCCGCCATCTGCTCGAAAAAGAGAACACCCCTGCCCTGCGGATTTCAGCCGACGTGCGTCAGATTCTGCTCGATAGCGACTGGCCCGGGAATATCCGCCAGCTTCGCAACGTGCTGCGCACGGCGGTCGCTCTTTGCGATGGCGATGAACTCACCACCGCCCATCTGCCCGCCTGGCTCGTGCAGAGGGAAAAGAACCTGAATCGCCAGCCAGCTGCAAGTACAGCATCCGTGCCGCAAGAAGCCGATGATGACACCGACGCAGAAGGCGAAACAAACCTCGCCGCGCCGCTCAATGCAATCTTGCAGGCCGAACGCGAAGCCCTGCTCGCGCTGCTGGACAAGCATCGCTGGAACGTGAGCCAGGTGGCGATCGCGCTCGGCATCACGCGCAATACGCTGTACCGCAAAATGAGGCGCGTACACATCAAGACGTGACGCGCCTGTCTTTCACTCAATTCAGCTGGCTTGCAGGCATCTCCTGCCCGGCGATGCCGTGATCAATACGCGTTGAGCCGTGCCATTTGCGCGGCCCGCCTATCAGCTCAGTCAACTCGGCGATCGTGTCGATCACGCGCATGCACGGCAATTCGCTTACCGGGTGGTCGCTGCTGTATCCATAGCTGACACACACCATCGGCATGCCTGCCGCCTGCGCCGCGAGCGCATCCGTCACGCAATCGCCGACAAAGAGCGTATGCGCCGGATCGACACCCAACGCCTCGCAGGCATGCAGAAGCGGATCGGGATCGGGCTTGTGCGGCAAGCGCGCATCCCCGTCGACGATCATGTCGAACCATGCGTGCAAGCCAAAGCGCCACATCAGCGGCTCGACGAAGCGCGACTCCTTGTTGGTGACCACGCCGAGCTTGAGGCCCATGCCGCGCAAGCTGTCGAGCGTCGATTCGATGCCGGGATACGGTTGCGTCAGTTGATCTTCATGGCGGCAGAGCTGGTGGTAGCACGTCTCGTAGCGGCGCAGAACGAGATCGAGCGTCGAAGCGCGCGCCTCCACACCCAACAGCGTCAACGCGCGGTCGATCAGTATCGCGGAGCCGCCGCCAATCAAGGTCTGCGCAACGCCGGGCGCGAGCAAGGGAAAACCGTTTTCGGTCAGCGCCCGGTTGAGCGCATTGCCGATGTCCGGCGAGGTATGCAACAGCGTGCCGTCGAGATCGAACAGCACGGCATCGATCGGCAGATTGCGCGGCATGACTTGCATGAGTGTGTCTCCTGTTGACAGCTAGGGTGTACTTTCCGGCAGAGCGTTCAGGCCGCCCGCTTCTGGCGGTCGATCATCTGCAGGATCATGGGCGTGAAGATCAGTTGCATCGCGAGCCCCATCTTGCCGCCCGGCACGACGATGACATTGGGCCGGCTCATGAAGGAGTCGTGCAGCATCGTCAGCAGATAGGGAAAGTCGATTCCCTTCGGGTTGGTAAAGCGGATGACGACAAAACTCTCGTCGGCGCTCGGAATGTCGCGGGCGGTAAAGGGGTTTGACGTGTCCACCGTCGGCACGCGCTGAAAGTTGACATGCGTACGGCTGAACTGAGGACAGATATGGTGAGCGTAGTCCGGCATCCGGCGCAAGATCGTGTCCATCACGGCTTCCTGCGAATAGCCGCGCAGTGTCTTGTCCCGATGCAGCTTCTGAATCCATTCGAGGTTGATGATGGGGACGACGCCCACGAGCAGATCGGCGTGTTGCGCCACATCGATGCCGCGGCCGACGAAACCGCCGTGCAGTCCCTCGTAGAAAAGCAGATCGGTAGGCGGCTCGATGTCCGTCCACGGCCCGAACATGCCGGGTTCGAGATCGTATTCCGCCGCTTCCGCCTCGTCGTGCAGATACTTGCGCACCCGCCCTTTCCCCGTTGCCGCGTACTCGCAAAACAACGCCGCGAGTTCCTCCAGCAGGTTCGCTTCCGGGCCGAAGTGACTGAACTGGCGGCGGGTTTCCTCCGCCTCTTTCATCGCGACGCGCATCGCGGCACGGTCAAAGCGATGGAACGCATCGCCTTCGACAATCTGCGCATTGAGCTTCTCGCGCCGGAAGATGTGCTGAAAGCTGTTCATCACGGTCGTCGTCCCTGCCCCGCTCGAACCCGTTACCGCGACAATCGGATGTTTGATCGACATGCTCTCACTCCATCTTGCAGTGCTTCGCGCATGAACCCGCACGCGCTACACGCGCGCCTCGGGACGAAACAACGAGCGCTCGTTGAAGAGCGGCGACGTGAACGGCGCGTCCTCGCCTCGCTCGTGCTCGCGGTGGTAGCGCTCGATCCGCTCGACTTCGCGCTGCGTGCCGAGAAACATCGGCATACAGCCATGCGTATCGGCCGCGACGTCGAGCACCCGCACGCGCCCGGTGCTGGCGCATCCCCCCGCCTGCTCGACGAGCCACGCCAGCGCCTGCGCCTGATACAGCAGCGGCTGACGCGAGGCGCGCGGCGCGCAGCGACTTGCGCGCGGATAAAGACACAGGCCGCCGCGCAACAGCGTGCGATGCGTATCGGCGACCAGCGACGCAATCCAGCGCGTGTCGATGTCGCGCTGGCGTACGCCCGCGCTGCCGTCCCTGCACTCGCTCACATAGCGCTGCACGGGCGGCTCCCAGAAGCGCTCGTTGCCGCCGTTGATCGCCAGCTCGACCCCGTGTTCGGGCATGCGGATCGCCTCGTGCGTCAGCACGAATTCGCCGCGTTCGCGGCACAGCGTGAAGCCATGCGTGCCACGCCCGACCGTGATCACGAGGAGCGTCGCCGGTCCATAGAGCGCGTAGCCGGCTGCAAGCTGCTTCGTGCCTGTGATCACACATCCGCCGTCGGCCGTGCAAGCGCCCGCGTGCCGTATCGAGAAAATGCTGCCGAGCGCCGCGTTCGAATCGGCATTGGCGGCGCCGTCGAGTGGATCGGCGAACAGCACGTACCGGCCCGCCGACGTCGCGCGCACTGACTGCATGAACGGCGAAACCATGCCCGCGATCTCCGCGCTGCGCTCGCACATCGACGTCATCACATCGTTCGCGGCAACGCTCAGCGCGTCGTGAATCGAAGCCGTGGGTCCGTGCAAGACCGTCTGCGCCGCGCCAATCGCGCCCTGCGCAATGCGCGCCGCGATGGCTTCTACCGCCTGCGCGATCGCCTCGATCACGGTGCAGAGTCCGGCGGCGTCAGTGGCATGCAAGCCGCCCGGTGCCGCCGCGCGACGGGAAGCAAGATGGTCGGCGAGGAAACTCGACAGTGTTACTTGTGCAGGGTTCACGGTTGCCTCGTGTCGCGTTGATTGAACGGGAAGCCTGGTGCAATTCGTGCATTCATCGTGACTCCTCGATCGTCGGTTGCTTGCGATGACCACCTGGCAAACACGGTAAGCCAGTGGACCTTCAAGAGAAACTCAGTAATTTTTATTTGCGCTGTAAGCGATGCTTATCTGCTGCGGCATGGAGTCCTGATCATGCTTAACCTGCTCCGCAACCTCACGCTGCGCCAGTTGCAGATCTTCTCGGCGGCATCCCAGTACGAGAACTTCGCCCGGGCCGCCGAAGACCTGCACTTGACGCAGCCTGCCGTCTCGATGCAGATCAAACAGCTCGAAGAGGCCATCGGGCTGCCGCTGTTCGAGCGCATCGGCCGGCGGCTCACGCTCACGGAAGCGGGCGCCACGCTGTCGCACCACGCGAAGCGGATTCTCGGCGACATCAAGGACGCCGAAGATGCGATGCGCTCGCTCTCTTCGGCGGATGGCGGCACCATTTCCATCGGCCTCGTCAGTACCGCCCGCTACTTCATGCCTCGGCAAATCTCGCGCTATGCGGAGCGTTATCCGAAAGTCGATATCCGCTTTTCGATTGGCAACCGCGATGCGCTGTTGCGCCAGTTGCAAGACAACGCGATCGATCTCGCCGTGATGGGACGCCCACCCGCCGAACTCGACGCGCACTGCGAACCGCTCGCCTACAACCCGCACGTGATCGCCGCCTGTACGACGCATCCGTTCGTCGATGCACCGCGCTTCGACTTGCACGAATTGCGCCATGACACCTTCCTGATGCGTGAGCCAGGGTCCGACACGGCAGCCGTCGCGATGGAAATGTTCCAGCAGCATCTGTTCACGCCCGCTCGAAGGCTCGCGCTCGACAGCCATGAAACCGTCAAGCAGGCCGTGGTCGCGGGCATGGGCGTGAGCGTCTTGCCGCTGCACACGCTGCGGCTCGAACTGCTGGCGCGCGAGGTGTCGATCCTGCAGGTGAACGGCACGCCCATCGATCGCGTCTGGCACGTGGTGCATATGAACGCGAAGCAGATGTCGCCGGCCTGCGTCGCATTCCGGCGCTTCCTGATCGAGAAGACGGGCGCGTACCTGGAAGGACAGTTCGCCGACCTCACATCCCGCGCCCACGCCGCGAGTCCCTTCGCGCAGACATGAAGCAAAGTGTCACCGATTCTGCACAAGGTTCGACAGTGCAACTCGCTGCCCGCCTGGCGACCTGCTGGATATTCACGCTGCGTGCGCGCACAGCGCACAGGCGCTTGAAGTCGATAGCCGCGCACATGGCATAACGCTTGCGTTGAAGGCCCCGGAACAATCACCCGTCAAGGGATTGGGGAACGCGCATATGAGCCGACATGCGATGGCTGAATCGACTGCGAAGCACACCAGCATCGTCACCGTGAATGCGCCCGGCCGGCTGCATCTGGGGTTTCTCGATCCGGGTGCGTCGTTGGGGCGACGCTTCGGCAGTCTGGGGCTCGTGATCGGCGGCATCAGCACGACGCTCGATGCACGGCTCTCGGTCGACGACGACGATCACTACACCGCCGAGCCTTCCGCTCGCGATGAACTGCCACGCGTGCGCGCCCACATCGAGACGCTGCGCAACCTGACGGGCAACGATGCGCCCATCGACGTGCGGCTGCGGCGTACGTTGCCCGCGCATGCGGGCCTCGGCTCCGGCACGCAGCTCGCGCTCACTGTCGGGCACGCGTTTGCTCGCCTGCATGGGCTCGACATGAGCGCAACACAACTGGCGCCCGCGCTTGCGCGCGGTGCGCGCTCGGGCGTGGGTATCGCCGGGTTCGAACGCGGCGGCCTGATCGTCGATGGCGGTCCGCGCGGGCCAGGCGTGCTGCCGCCCGTCCTCTCGCGATTCGACTTCCCGTCTTCGTGGCGCGTGATGCTCGTGTTCGACGAATCGCGCACAGGGCTTTCGGGGCCGGCCGAACACCAGGCGCTCGCCGCCTTGCCGCCGTTTCCCCAGGCGCTCGCTGCGCATGCCTGTCACCTGACGTTGATGCAGATACTGCCCGCCGTCGCCGAACGCGAGTTCGCGCCGTTCGCGCAAGGCGTGAGCGCGTTGCAGGACGGCATCGGCCGATACTTCGCCAAGTCGCAAGGCGGTATCTATACGAGCCCCGCAGTCGGGCGCGTACTCGACTGGATCGGCGCGCGCTACTGCGCGGGCGTGGGTCAGAGTTCGTGGGGACCGACGGGCTTCGCCATCATGGAATCGCAGGAAGAAGCCGAACACGCCTTGCGCTCCGCGCGCGAGGCGGCGGCGATCGACCCCGGGCTGCGAGTCGAGATAGTCAGCGGACTCAACTCGGGGGCCACCGTCACCTGGGCGTCGGCCCGGGATTGATCCACCTGTTTGACGAGGAAACATGGAACGCAAACACATTCTCCACATGTTCACGCCCGGCCGGCAGATGAGCCCGTTCGACGTGAACATGGCCGTCGACGCCGGATACCAGGTCGTCGTGCCGTACACCGACGTCGATGCCAGGATGATCGGACCGCTGACCCAGGATGCCATTTTCTCGCGCGGTCCCAAAGGGGTCGCGCATACGGGCATCTTTATCGGCGGACGCGATGTGATGCTGGCCGTGGACATGCTGCGCCTGTCGCGCGAGGCCATGGTGCCGCCGTTCGAAGTCTCCGTGTTCGCCGACCCGAGCGGATCGTTCACGACGGCGGCGGCGCTCGTGGCGAGTGTCGAATGGCAATTGCGCAGCACCTTCGACACGGGACTCGACGGCAAGCGCATTCTCGTCTTTGGCGGAACGGGACCCGTGGGGCTCATCGCCGGCGTGCTCGCCGCGCAGGCAGGCGCGCGCGTCGCGCTGGCCAGCAGCCGCGGGCTCGCTGCCGCGCGGGATGCATGCGAGCGTGCCGGCGCGCGCTTTGGCGCGCAACTCGAAGGCGCCGACGCGAGCAGCGCGGACGCGCTCGACGCGACCTTGAGTGCCGTCGACGTCGTATTCGCCACGGCTGCCGCTGGTGTCGAAGTGATGAGCGCGCAGCAGGTAAACCGCGCGTCCCGCCTGCTCGTGGCCGCCGATGTGAACGCCGTGCCGCCCGCAGGGATCGCAGGCGTCGGCGTGATGGACAACGGCAAGCGCGTCGGTCAGCACGACGCCCTCGGCATCGGCGCGCTCGCGATCGGCAACGTCAAATACGAAGTGCAGCAGCGGCTCTTCATGCAGATGCTCGCCGCGAAAGAGAAGGTCTATCTCGGCTTCGACGACGCGCTCGACATGGCCCGCCGCGTGGTCACCGAGCGCTCGTCGCTCGCCACGGCCTGAGGGCATCATGTCGCCCCCTGTCGTCGTCGTTGCCGCGCTGTGCGCCCGCATGCTGGCCGAATCGGCGCGGCGCGCGGGCTGGCGCGTGATCGTGCTGGATCGGTTCGGCGACACCGACACGCGGCGCGCGTCGGGCATGTGGCATCCCATCGGCGACCCGGCGTCGTTGTCGATCGATCCGCAGCGCACGCGCGAAGCGCTCGACGCCGCAAGTCGAACGCCGAATCTGATTGGCTGGATCGCAGGTGCGGGTTTTGAAGCGCATCGAGATCTGCTCGACGACAGGCGCATCGCACTTGCAATGATCGGCAACGATCGTGAATCGTATGATGCCGTGCGCGACCCGGTGCGTTTCTTCGCGCTGCTGGACGATGCGGGCATTCCTCATCCCGAGATACAGTTGCAAGCGCCCATCGACCCGGCGGGATGGCTTGAAAAGGATGCCAATGGAACGGGCGGCATACATATCCGCCATGCCGCGCAGAGGCATGCAACCGACGCATCGCGCGGTGGCCGGTATTTTCAGCGTCATCAGCCTGGCCGTTCGATGTCGGCGCTTTTCATTGCCGATACGCGCAAGGCCGCGATCATTGGATTCAACGAACAACTGATCGTCCCGCATGGCGGGCAGCCGTTCGTTTATGGCGGCGCGATCGGACCTGTCGACGTTTCAGATGCCGTGCGTCAGCAGATCACTGCTGCCGTGAATGCAATCGTCCAGCGCACGCGGCTCAAGGGGCTCAACAGCCTCGACTTCATTGTCGATGGCGAGCGTTGCTTCGTGCTCGAAGTCAACGCGAGACCGTCGGCCACGATGTCCCTCTATGAGCGCGGCTCCAATCGTTCGCTGCTATCGCTGCATGTGCGCGCATGCGCAGGCGCATCACTCGACGCCGACATGTCGAGCGCCGCCGCGCAGACGGCATCGCTATGCGGGGAGCAGATCGTCTTCTCCGATCGCGACCGCACGGTGTCGCCCGAATTCGTCCAGCGCGCGCTGAATCTCGGCTGGTGCCACGATATCCCCGTCACGGGCAGTTTCATTGCGGCAGGCGCGCCGTTGTGCAGCGTATCGGCTGTCTGTGCGCACGGCACCCAGACGGCCACAGTGCGCGCTGAACTCGCCGCCCGCGCGGCAACCATCGCCTCCATCGACACCACCAGGAAACCTGGCCATGCAGACCTCCTCCTCCCTCGCTGATGTTTCGACATCGGCGGCTGCGTCGTCTTCTACTCTGAGCGTCAACACACTCGTGCGGCCTTTGATCGCCAGTCTGCTGGAAAGGCACGCGGAACTGGGCATCGCGGTTCAGCGCGACGCACACGGCGTCACGATCATCGATGCCGGTATCGACACGCCCGGCAGCGTCGCCGCCGGCATCGCGATCGGCGAAATATGCATGGGCGGCCTGGGCCGGGTGACGCTGCGTGCCGCCGCGTCACGCAACGCGTCGGACGAATGGCCGACCTTCGTCGACATCGCCAGCGCGCAACCCGTGCTCGCCTGCCTCGCCTCGCAGTACGCGGGCTGGAGTCTCGCGGCCAGCAAAGAAGAAACGGGCGGCAAGAAGTTCTTTGCGCTCGGCTCGGGACCGGCGCGCGCGCTCGCCTGCAAGGAAGCGCTGTTCGAAGAACTGGCTTATCGCGACGTCGTCGCGACGGGCTGTCTCGTGCTCGAAGTGGACCGCGCACCACCCGCGGTCGTCATCGAGAAGATCCTGCGCGACTGCAAGCTGCAGCCGCGCAATCTCACGCTGATTCTCACGCCGACAGCAAGCCGCGCGGGCACCACGCAAGTGGTCGCGCGCGCGCTCGAAGTCGCGCTGCACAAGGCGCATGAACTGGGTTTCGAGCTCAACGACATTTGCGAAGGTTCCGCCAGCGCGCCGTTGCCGCCACCCGCCGAGGACCCCGTCGAAGCGATGGGCCGCACCAACGATGCCATCCTGTACGGAGGCCGTGTCCATCTCACCGTGACGGGCAATGACGAAGCGGCCCGCGAACTTGCGCGAGCGCTGCCTTCGTCGGCGTCGAAAGACTTTGGCCGCCCGTTTGCAGATGTATTCAAGGAGTACGAATACGATTTCTACAAGATCGATCCCGCACTCTTCGCGCCCGCCGAAGTCTGGGTGAGCAATCTCGCCACGGGGCGCACCTTCCACGCGGGCGCAACGCGTTTCGATCTTCTGCGTCCGCTCTGGCTCGAAGAGGTCTGAGATGACAGGCACCGCGCTCGCCGTCGCGATCATGACGGACGAAACCGGCTGGCATACGTCGCGCCTCAAGCGCGCACTGCGTACACGCGGCGCGACCGGCCGCTGCATCGATCTTGCCGATTGCCGCTTCGACACCACGCACGCACCGCACGGACTCGTGATTCCGGGCTATGGGCGCGGACTGCCCGATGCCGTCATCGTGCGAGGCATCGCGGGGGGAACGTTCGAACAGGTCACCGTGCGGCTCGGCATCCTGCACGCGCTGCGCGAACTCGGCGTGCCCGTCTACAACGACGCGCGCGCGATCGAACGCAGCGTCGACAAATCGATGACCACGTTTCTGCTGCATCGGGCGGGCATTCCGACGCCACCCACCTGGGTCACCGAATCCGCTCCAGTCGCACAACGCGTGTTGATGCGCGAAAGCGCCACAGGTCATGATCTCGTGATAAAGCCGCTATTTGGCTCGCAAGGCAAAGGCATTGCACGGATCGGTGCGAATGGCGAGGGTTGCGAACCGCTGCCTGCACTGAAAGCGTATGGGCAGCTCGCGTATTTGCAGCGTCTGGTGAAGCCCATCAGCACACCCGGCTACGACTGGCGTGTGATGGTGATCGGCGGCAAGGCCGTGACTGCCATGCGCAGGGTCAGCGAGCATTGGGTGCATAACGTCGCGCAAGGCGCGCACTGCCAAGCGGCGGAACTCGACGAACCGCTCGCGACGCTCGCCGAACGCGCCAGCGCCGCGCTCGGACTCGACTATGCAGGCGTCGACCTGATTCCGTGCGACGACAATCCGTACGGCGCGACTGTCATCGAAGTCAATGGCGTCGCGGCGTGGCGCGGGCTGCAAACGGTGACGCCGTTCGATATCGCGGGCTGTATCGTCGACGATCTGTTGAACCGCCGGATGGCGCTTGCGGATCGAGCAAGCCACGTCAAGGAAGTCGCGTGATGCTCGAGGCCCGCCCGCATCTGATCGAAGAAGCGTTCGTGTGGGCGTGCGAGCTCGACGTCGCCTGTGCGAAGCCCGGCAACGTCAGCTTCGGTGCGCCCGGCCACAGGATGACGGCCGATCTCTTCATCGCCAGCGCACAAGCGGCTTGTGCTGCGTTGACGGGTCGCGGTACTTCCGTGGGTGAGCGGATCGAACGCGCGGTGAGTCTGTCGATGAGCGCCGCCGGGTGCAATACCAACCTGGGTATCGTGTTGCTGTGCGCGCCGCTCGCGCACGCGTTCGAAGCGATGCAGTCGATGCACGCCACACCCACCGCGCACGATGCCCGCCTCGCGCTACAAGCTACCCTCTCCCGTCTGGATATCGCCGACGCACGCGCCGCCTATCGCGCGATTGCGCTCGCCAATCCGGGCGGTCTCGGCGACGCGCCCAGCCAGAACGTGGGCACCGAACCGACGGTTGATCTGCTCAGCGCGATGTCGATCGCAAGCGACCGCGACAGCATCGCGCGGCAATACGCGAACGGTTTTGTCGATGTGCTCGGATTTGGGCTCACGCAGTTTCGCGCAGCATTGGACGTTGGCCCCGTCGATCAACCGCGTCTGTTGCAAGCGGTGCTCAGAACCTGGCTTGGCTTTCTATCGCATTGGCCCGACTCGCATATCGCGCGCAAGCGTGGGATCGCGCTTGCGCGGCAGGTCAGCCACGATGCCCGCGTGTGGCATGCTCAGGCCGAGTTGGACCCCGTCGAACTCGCAGCATGGGACAACACGCTGAAACGCGGCGGTATCAATCCGGGCACGACTGCGGATCTCACGGTCGCGACGCTGTTTGCGGCTGGGTGCCTCGATCCGTCATTGCTGCGCGTTTCCTGCACGCCAGGCCCTGCTTACATTTGCTGAAATTTGTCGCATAAGGCCGACAAACATCTGTTCTGTTTGAATTCAACATCCTCATTGTTGGTGGTCACCTCATTCCCCATTCCTGAGGCGGTGTCATGCGGGGAATTCTCACGTTGCTGGCAGTCTGACGGGATCATCTGCGGTGTTCTCGCGGCAAGTATTCGGCTCGTGGCAACTGACGACAAGTGACCTGAAGGTCCAGCAAGGAATCGGGTTTTTTGGGATAGATATCCGTACTACGATGCTGAACGTGGCATGTTCTTCATACATAATCTCGCATATACGCATCGTTAGTATGATTAGTATTCTTGATAATTTTCCCGGTAAAGAGACTGTCACCGCGCGCAAAAGTACGCCGACCTGTACGCACGGCAAAAATCACAGGATGTGATTTTTGCCGTGGCACGTAGCGACGCCGTTCCCGATGGCGGTCAATATTAAATGGTGAAACAGATGGTTAATCTTCATGGCTATCCAGAAGAAGACCTCAAGGGAGACGACAGCCGGTGATTGAATTGAAGACCATAACAGGACGGCAGGCATATCACCTGAACGTCCCCGGCACGGACAGCGCGGCGGCGCTCTCAGTCGTTTCGTTCGAAGCCAGGGAAAAGATGGGCGCACCGACCGAGGTGCGCATCGAGTTAACTCACCCACTACAGCTTGCGCGCGCTGATTACCTGAACCGTGATGCGACGTTTTGCATCGTGGCCGATGACGGCGCTACCCGGAAATTCTCCGGCTTCATCACACGCTTCTCCTCGATCCGCGCCACGAAGGATTTCACGAAGTACGAAGTTGTCTTGAAGTCGCATTTCGCGCGACTGGAGGCGGTGACGCGCAGAAAAATCTTTCAGCACGCCAGTACACCGGACATTATCGCGGCGATCCTGCGCGGCCATGGATTGAGGGACCACCAGTTCCTGTTCCGTCTGCGTGGCCGGTATCGCACGCACCCGTTCCGCATGCAGCACCAGATGAATGATCTGGCCTATGTCCACATGCTGATGGAAAAAGCCGGCATCTATTGCTATATCGTGGAAACGGCATACGGCGACCAGGTTGTATTTGGCGATGACCTTGACCATTACCTCTACGTCGATTCGCAAGTAGTGGTGCCGTACCGCGAGACGGCAGGTCTGGAAGCGGGTGGCGTCGAGGCAGTGACGGCAATCAGGACCCATGCCGTCACCGTGCCGCAGTCGTTCATGGTCGCGGACTACAACCCCGAACAGGCCTGGGAACGCTTTCGCGATACGGCCAACATTGCGCCGCAGGACCCGACGACATATGGCCAGCCGTATATCTACGGCACACATCACCTGGACCAGGACGGCGCGAAGTGGGAAGCGCAGTTACGCCACGAGGCGGCTGTTGCCTGGCAGGTTGTGTACGAGGGCGATACTACCGTGCTAGCGTTGCAGCCGGGACGCGTGCTAACAACGGATATTGTCCTGCCCGATGCGCTGAACGGCCAGGTGATTGTGGAGGTGACACACCGCGGCGCGCGCGACGTGTCCTACACGAACACGTACAAGGCGATTCCCGCGGACCGGCGTTTTCGTCTCAGACTCGAACCCGACAATTGGGCCAAAGTGATTGGCACACTCAGCGCCCGGGTCACAAGCCCGGACAAATACAAATATGCCTACATAACCGCCGACGGCCACTACACGGTCCGTTTTGATGCCGACTTCGAAAAATGGCCCAACGGCGGCGAAAGTGTGCCGCTGCGCCTCGCCAAACCCTTCGCCGGCAAGTTGCAAACCGGGATGCATTTCCCTGCGCTGGACGATGCCGAAGCCGTGATTACATGCCGGGACGGCGACCCGGACAAGCCGGAAATTGTTGCATTCCATCACCATAGCCAGGCGAGCGATTTGGTGATGAGTGACCGGCGCTGGCTCTCGCGCAACATGATCCGCACGCAAGCGAATAACAAGCTTCGCATGGAAGACTGGGCGGGCCAGGAAGGTATCAAGGTCAGCACAGAGCATTCGGGCAAGTCACAACTGAACCTCGGCTACCTCGTCAATAACAAGCTGGAGTACAGGGGCGAAGGCTATGAGCTGAGGTCTTCAGGCTACGGCGTAAGCCGCGCGGGCAAGGGCCTGCATCTGACGACCTACGACCGGCCCGGCGCCACCGGCAAGCAACTCGACATGCGGGAGACCATCGCGCAGCTTGAAAGCGCGTTGGCGACCGCCAAGGCGTTGGCGGCGTGCGCCAGCAGCGCGAAGGCTGAGCCAGCCGACACCGATGCACAGCAGCAGATGAAAGAGGATTTCGACGCCCTGACGAAGCCGGGGTTGCTCATGAGCACTCCCGCGTCGGCGGGGATCGTCGCGGGCGGCAGCGTGCAGCTTTCGGCGCAGAACGACATTTCAGTCGTGGGCGGCAAGAACACCGACTGGAGCGTGCTGAAACGCTTCACGGTCGCGGCAGGCGAAAAGATTTCGCTGTTCGCGCAGAAGTTCGGTATCAAGGCTTTTGCCGCCCACGGTCCAATCGAGATTCAGGCGCAAAGCGACGCCATGTCGCTGCTGGCCGCCCATGATCTGACGATGGCGAGCGTCAATGGCGCGGTGCGAATCAGCGCAAAGAAGGAACTCACGCTCGAATCGGGCGGCGCGTTCATCCAGATCAAAGATGGCAGCGTTACCCTGGGCGGTCCGCTCGACCTTTTCATCAAGACGATTACGGTCCAGAAGAAAAGCGCTGCGTCGCTGAACATGCCGCTGGACTTGAACCACCCGGCGCTTTCCGGCCTGCCAACCACGCCCCTGACGTTGTATACGGGTACCTCGCCCGCGTCGCGGGCTGCGATTCCTGCAAACATGCCCTACAGCCTGTTCGCGGGCAGCACGCTAGTCAAACAGGGTGTATTGGATGAAACCGGGCTGGTCCGGGTGGATCACCATCCCACGACGACGCAGTACACGCTG
The Paraburkholderia terrae genome window above contains:
- a CDS encoding phosphoribulokinase, with protein sequence MSIKHPIVAVTGSSGAGTTTVMNSFQHIFRREKLNAQIVEGDAFHRFDRAAMRVAMKEAEETRRQFSHFGPEANLLEELAALFCEYAATGKGRVRKYLHDEAEAAEYDLEPGMFGPWTDIEPPTDLLFYEGLHGGFVGRGIDVAQHADLLVGVVPIINLEWIQKLHRDKTLRGYSQEAVMDTILRRMPDYAHHICPQFSRTHVNFQRVPTVDTSNPFTARDIPSADESFVVIRFTNPKGIDFPYLLTMLHDSFMSRPNVIVVPGGKMGLAMQLIFTPMILQMIDRQKRAA
- the gph gene encoding phosphoglycolate phosphatase (PGP is an essential enzyme in the glycolate salvage pathway in higher organisms (photorespiration in plants). Phosphoglycolate results from the oxidase activity of RubisCO in the Calvin cycle when concentrations of carbon dioxide are low relative to oxygen. This enzyme is a member of the Haloacid Dehalogenase (HAD) superfamily of aspartate-nucleophile hydrolase enzymes (PF00702).); the protein is MQVMPRNLPIDAVLFDLDGTLLHTSPDIGNALNRALTENGFPLLAPGVAQTLIGGGSAILIDRALTLLGVEARASTLDLVLRRYETCYHQLCRHEDQLTQPYPGIESTLDSLRGMGLKLGVVTNKESRFVEPLMWRFGLHAWFDMIVDGDARLPHKPDPDPLLHACEALGVDPAHTLFVGDCVTDALAAQAAGMPMVCVSYGYSSDHPVSELPCMRVIDTIAELTELIGGPRKWHGSTRIDHGIAGQEMPASQLN
- a CDS encoding class 1 fructose-bisphosphatase codes for the protein MNPAQVTLSSFLADHLASRRAAAPGGLHATDAAGLCTVIEAIAQAVEAIAARIAQGAIGAAQTVLHGPTASIHDALSVAANDVMTSMCERSAEIAGMVSPFMQSVRATSAGRYVLFADPLDGAANADSNAALGSIFSIRHAGACTADGGCVITGTKQLAAGYALYGPATLLVITVGRGTHGFTLCRERGEFVLTHEAIRMPEHGVELAINGGNERFWEPPVQRYVSECRDGSAGVRQRDIDTRWIASLVADTHRTLLRGGLCLYPRASRCAPRASRQPLLYQAQALAWLVEQAGGCASTGRVRVLDVAADTHGCMPMFLGTQREVERIERYHREHERGEDAPFTSPLFNERSLFRPEARV
- a CDS encoding LysR substrate-binding domain-containing protein, giving the protein MLNLLRNLTLRQLQIFSAASQYENFARAAEDLHLTQPAVSMQIKQLEEAIGLPLFERIGRRLTLTEAGATLSHHAKRILGDIKDAEDAMRSLSSADGGTISIGLVSTARYFMPRQISRYAERYPKVDIRFSIGNRDALLRQLQDNAIDLAVMGRPPAELDAHCEPLAYNPHVIAACTTHPFVDAPRFDLHELRHDTFLMREPGSDTAAVAMEMFQQHLFTPARRLALDSHETVKQAVVAGMGVSVLPLHTLRLELLAREVSILQVNGTPIDRVWHVVHMNAKQMSPACVAFRRFLIEKTGAYLEGQFADLTSRAHAASPFAQT
- a CDS encoding beta-ribofuranosylaminobenzene 5'-phosphate synthase family protein, whose translation is MAESTAKHTSIVTVNAPGRLHLGFLDPGASLGRRFGSLGLVIGGISTTLDARLSVDDDDHYTAEPSARDELPRVRAHIETLRNLTGNDAPIDVRLRRTLPAHAGLGSGTQLALTVGHAFARLHGLDMSATQLAPALARGARSGVGIAGFERGGLIVDGGPRGPGVLPPVLSRFDFPSSWRVMLVFDESRTGLSGPAEHQALAALPPFPQALAAHACHLTLMQILPAVAEREFAPFAQGVSALQDGIGRYFAKSQGGIYTSPAVGRVLDWIGARYCAGVGQSSWGPTGFAIMESQEEAEHALRSAREAAAIDPGLRVEIVSGLNSGATVTWASARD